The Selenihalanaerobacter shriftii genome includes the window AAAGACTACTTCTACTCTATCGGCAATCTCTGTGAAATCTAATTCTTCACATTCTAAATCTACAATCCCTTGTAAGTTAGGATAAATATCGGCAATCTTCTTCCCAGAAAAACTTCTAGAAGTAATTAATTTTAAACTAACTTTTGGATGTCTACTCAATAAACGTACTAATTCTACTCCTGTATATCCAGTTGAACCAACAACCCCTACTTTAATCATTATCTTCACCTCACTCAACTCTTTACCATTTACTATTTAAATTACTCATTTATATATAACGTTAGTTATAATTATACATAATAACGAATAAAAATGCAAACATTTTTTTAATAAACTTTTTACTTACCAAATCTTTGCAATTTTTTAATTAATCTACAAACATCTAATATGATAAATAATTCGCCGAGCACCCTCTTTTCTAAACTACACCACTTTAACCTCATGATAATTACTTTCATCTAAATTTTATTAAATCATACATGCATAAATCTTAAAACAATCTATATACTATTAATACGAGTAACATACTGTGTTTGAATTCAAACACAGATGTCACTCTTAAAGCAGGTGTCTATCTCTCCGAGACACCTGTCTTTATTTTTCTGATTTAGATGCTTTCTTGCCGGTCACTTTGATTCCATCATTTAAGCCATTAACTCCTTTTACATTTCTAATTATATCACGTACAACTTTAATAGCTGTTTCATGTTGTTCGGGACTATCTACTTCACCATCTAAGAAAATAGACCCACCAACAACATAAACTTTAACTTGTACAGGACTAACTCCATCTGTCTGCCCTAATTCACGTCTAATCATCGCTTCTAAAGCCGTATCTCCACCCACTCCACCTTTATGAGTAACTAACTCATTATTAATCTCTTGTAACCCTTCTATCTCTGCTAATAAATGATTAACCAATTCCTTAATTTCTATATTCAATACCGAACCTGTTAATATTGCCTTACCATCTTCAACTTCTATTGTAATCGCTGCTGAATCCACACGCTGGTCACTATTTAAAACTCTACTAACTTCATTACCAATAATACTATCCTCTTTAGAAATTATTTTTAAATTACTAACTATATCTTTAACACCAATAATTTGTCTAGTAAGCTGCATAGCTTTCTGTTCTTGGGCTACCTTCTTAATTTTCCCCTTCAAAAATACCCTACCACTTTTAACTATCACACCTATATTTAATAAATCGGATTCTTCATTAAATTTAGCGGTAATAATTTTACTTAATTCCTTATCTTTTCTAATACCATCTTGAGCTACAGCCAACCTGTTTTCTACTCCCTTGACCCCTCTTACTCTACTAGCAATTCTCTCTGCTTCTTCTTTGTCAGCTAATACATCTACTATTCCGTCTAAATGAATTATTCCATTTTCAGTATTGACCCTAACATCTAACGCCCCAACTTCTAAATCCTCTGTTAATGCTTTCTTCACTAACATGCTCAACCCTTCACCTTTGACTTCTTCATTAGACATTATATACAACCTCCTTTCTTACTCCCTATTATTGACATAACTAATTAGATAATACTATTTAAAAAGATTTCTGTATGATATGATTATTTGGTAGTTCATCTAAATCTAAACTTAATAAATCATTCTCTGGATTAATCAAACTTTCTAAAATAGTAGTACCTAAACCGATTTCATCACTTACATCATTTACTATATTATCTAATCCACCTATTACTGACTCAAAAAGATCAATCTTTTGGTATAATAAATTTAGTACTTTTTCTTCAATAGTACCTTGAGTAGATAGATTATAAATCTCTACATCCTTAGTTTGACCTAATCTGTGCACCCGACCGATCCTTTGCTCTAAGTTCATAGGATTCCAAGGCAAATCATAATTAATAATTACATTACAAAACTGCAAATTAATACCTTGTCCTCCAGCTTCAGTACTAACTAATACATCACCATGTTCAGCAAATATATGCTTAGCCCATTCCTTTTGATTATCACTTAACCCACCATCAAATCTGACCGGCATTATCCCACGATTATATAAATAATTACAGATATAATGTTGAGTAGCTAAATATTCTGTAAATATAACTGCTTGTCCATCTACTTTTCCTAAAATCTCCTCAATTACTTTAACTTTTTGATTAACTTCAATATTCTGGGCTAATACTAATAATCGTTCTATTTTGGGTTTGAGCATCTTAGGAGCTGATTTTAAAAATTTTCTTAATGTACCAACTACTGCAAATGAACTACTACATACTTCTCTTTGTAAAGTAATTAAATGCAATATACTTTTATCCTCAGAAATACAACGTTCATATTCTTTTTTAACTAAGTTAGTAACTCCATCATAAAGTTCTTGTTCAGGTGAGGTTAATTTGAGAGGAATTAACTTTACATTACGTTCAGTATATTCTAGTTTAGAATTAATTCTTTGATTTCTAATCATTATTTTAGATAATTTATTTTTTATAGCTTTATAGTCAGGAGAATTACTATTGAATTTAGATTTAAAATTACTATAACTATTAAATACTTTTGGTTTAAGAATAGAAACTAAATTATAAATTTCTTTCAAATTATTCTGAATAGGGGTAGCAGTTAAAAATAACATATATTTAGAAGAAAGTTTATTAACAAACTTCCAATTTAATGTGTCACTATTCTTTAATTTATGAGCTTCATCAACCACAACCATATCAAAATCTCGTTCATAAATCATATCACAATGCGGTTCTCTTTTAGCTAAATCAATAGAAGCAATCTGATTATTAAAATAATGCCAGGCTCTTCCTTTGCGATTATGAAATAAATCTATATTAAATTTATTAGTTAACTCATACCACCATTGATAACCCAAAGAAGCGGGAGTCAAGATTAATATTTTTTCAATCTCTCCTCGCAAAAGATACTCTTTTAAAATTAATCCTGCTTCAATTGTCTTACCTAAACCTACTTCATCAGCCAACAAAGCTCTACCATCAAATTTATTAATTACTCGGTGAGCCGTTTCTATCTGATGAGGAAATAAAGAAAACTCTACTTCTTCCCAAAACTCTTTTAATTCTTCCAATACTAATAGATTATTATCAATTGCTTGCTGGTTAACAACCATTCAACTATCTACCTCCCTTTCCACATTAAACTTCAAAGCTTATCTTTAGACTATCCACTTATTATCTAAATAATAAAGGTAGTTTAATGCAGAAAAGAAAATAAATGATTTTATTATTACTTTTTACTCTTCCAAGTACCTTCTTCTAAATCTAACCTTAATTCTAGCTGATTAATATTTTCTTCTTCTTCAGATATTAAATTTAAAATATCTTCTAATCTATTAAGTGCAGCCTTCAATTCCGATGGATCAACACTTTCTATCTCAGCAATAATCTCTATTCCTTGATATTCAAATTCAAATTCAAATTTAGGAATTTCTGATTTTTTCTTTTTAGAATCAATAAATAAACCTTTAAATTTACTCCAAATCTCTTTGCCAATCTCTTTTAAAAAACCACTGGTAATAGTTCCAAGAGCAAAGCTTAAAATCGCTGGTAGCCAATTAATTCCTCCTACATCTACAGATACGAATTCATCATTACTATATATCCTCTTGAATTCTATATTAAGTACCTCACTAATTTCTTTTGAATTCTTTCCTCGTAAATCAATATTTTCTTTATGATTACTTATCTTAATCACCTCGTTTACTGAAGATTAATTCCTAACATTCCACCAATAAACCCAGTTACTGTTCCAATAGCCAACATACCTCCAACTCCTACGGCTGATAAATTCTCTACCCAAAAAGTACTAATAATAAATATAACTGCCATATGACTAAGTCCAACTAAGCTACCATTTAACCATCCTTTCTTCTTAACTTCACCACCAGTTAAAAAAGAACCAACTAAAATAGAAATATAGTTAAAGATAATCAATATTCTTTGAACTACAATTTTATCAAAGTTAGCGAAAGTTATTATGAGACCAATTAAAATACTTCCTGACAATAAAAGGCCTAAACTAATCAATATTCCCCTTGATACACTTTGCACTTTTAACGATGTTTCATTAGCATTACGATCTTTAGCCATAAAAAAACCTCCTATAGAATATTTTATTATAAACTATTCATAAGAGGAAGATTTATGTTTATTTTATTCAACTTTATCTAAAAAAGTTCTAATTCTTTCTCATTTAAAGCTTTAATTTCTTTAAAATCTGTTAAATTAAGTCGAACAGGTGTAATAGATATTTGTTTTTGATTAATAGCAGTTACATCGGTACCTTCGTCATTGCCTTCCTCTACAATATCACCTGCTAGCCAATAATATACCTCTCCTCGAGGGTCAAACCTTTCATCAAACATATTAGTATAACTTCTATTTCCTAATTTAGTAATCTTGACACCTTTTAATTCATCTTTATCTAAAGAAGGTATATTAATATTTAACAATACTTCTGAACTTAAATCTTTTTGATTAAGATTTTGTACTAAACCACTAATAAATTCAGCAGCGTAAGTAAAGTTCCAATCTTCATAGGTAGCTAAAGAAACCGCTATAGAAGGAATACCTAATAACAACCCCTCAAAACCAGCTGAAACAGTACCGGAATATAAAACATCACATCCTAAATTAGGCCCACGATTAATTCCCGAAACAACAATATCTGGCTTCTCATCTAAAATAGCTTCTACTCCTAATTTCACACAGTCTGCAGGCGTTCCGTCAACAGCTAAAGTTTTTGAATCAATATCCTCAAAATTCATTTCCTTAACTCTTAATGGTCGATGCAAAGTAATAGCATGACCAGTAGCACTCTGTTCTCTATCTGGTGCTACGACTATTATTTCATGCTTATTTTCTTTTTCCAAAGCTTTAACTAAATACTGAATACCATCTGAATAAATTCCATCATCATTAGTAACCAAGATTTTCATTTTTTCTCTCCCCTTTATCTTTTTCTATATCCATGCT containing:
- a CDS encoding DEAD/DEAH box helicase — its product is MVVNQQAIDNNLLVLEELKEFWEEVEFSLFPHQIETAHRVINKFDGRALLADEVGLGKTIEAGLILKEYLLRGEIEKILILTPASLGYQWWYELTNKFNIDLFHNRKGRAWHYFNNQIASIDLAKREPHCDMIYERDFDMVVVDEAHKLKNSDTLNWKFVNKLSSKYMLFLTATPIQNNLKEIYNLVSILKPKVFNSYSNFKSKFNSNSPDYKAIKNKLSKIMIRNQRINSKLEYTERNVKLIPLKLTSPEQELYDGVTNLVKKEYERCISEDKSILHLITLQREVCSSSFAVVGTLRKFLKSAPKMLKPKIERLLVLAQNIEVNQKVKVIEEILGKVDGQAVIFTEYLATQHYICNYLYNRGIMPVRFDGGLSDNQKEWAKHIFAEHGDVLVSTEAGGQGINLQFCNVIINYDLPWNPMNLEQRIGRVHRLGQTKDVEIYNLSTQGTIEEKVLNLLYQKIDLFESVIGGLDNIVNDVSDEIGLGTTILESLINPENDLLSLDLDELPNNHIIQKSF
- the surE gene encoding 5'/3'-nucleotidase SurE, translated to MKILVTNDDGIYSDGIQYLVKALEKENKHEIIVVAPDREQSATGHAITLHRPLRVKEMNFEDIDSKTLAVDGTPADCVKLGVEAILDEKPDIVVSGINRGPNLGCDVLYSGTVSAGFEGLLLGIPSIAVSLATYEDWNFTYAAEFISGLVQNLNQKDLSSEVLLNINIPSLDKDELKGVKITKLGNRSYTNMFDERFDPRGEVYYWLAGDIVEEGNDEGTDVTAINQKQISITPVRLNLTDFKEIKALNEKELELF
- a CDS encoding BON domain-containing protein, which encodes MSNEEVKGEGLSMLVKKALTEDLEVGALDVRVNTENGIIHLDGIVDVLADKEEAERIASRVRGVKGVENRLAVAQDGIRKDKELSKIITAKFNEESDLLNIGVIVKSGRVFLKGKIKKVAQEQKAMQLTRQIIGVKDIVSNLKIISKEDSIIGNEVSRVLNSDQRVDSAAITIEVEDGKAILTGSVLNIEIKELVNHLLAEIEGLQEINNELVTHKGGVGGDTALEAMIRRELGQTDGVSPVQVKVYVVGGSIFLDGEVDSPEQHETAIKVVRDIIRNVKGVNGLNDGIKVTGKKASKSEK
- a CDS encoding TIGR04086 family membrane protein codes for the protein MAKDRNANETSLKVQSVSRGILISLGLLLSGSILIGLIITFANFDKIVVQRILIIFNYISILVGSFLTGGEVKKKGWLNGSLVGLSHMAVIFIISTFWVENLSAVGVGGMLAIGTVTGFIGGMLGINLQ